DNA from Nocardioides seonyuensis:
GTACTCCCCCGATGCCAACGCCGGCCCTGGCCACGATGCCGGGCACGAGGGCAACGGTCTAGCCCATGCAGCCGACCCGTCCCTCCCGAGAGACCAACCCGCCGGCCTCAGGTCCGAGCGGATCGCGTGGGTCCGGCCCTCGGACTTGCCGAGCTTCACCGGCCCGATGGTCGGGAGGGGCATCGATCTGCAGGCCGAGCTGATCCGTCGCGCACGCCGTACCCCCACGACCTCGAGCCGCGCAGTGCGCCGCCACATCCACCAATCCCAACGCAGATCGACCCGAGAGGAAGGCATCGGACTATGAACGCCTCATTCGCCACCGGAGAAGGGCTGCGCCAGCTCCTGCAACGCCTTCACAACCTCGACTCCGTGGGCCACTGGTCCTGGCGCACCGACCCCGAGGCCGAGCGACTGATGGAGTTCACGATCCGCAAATACCGCTGGCTGGCGATCAACCACGGCTGCCAGCCCGAGGACTCGGCGTATGCCGCCTTCGAGGCCATGCACACCCGGGCCGTGCGCACCGCCGACGACCCCTGGGCGGTCGTCACCCGCGCAGTGCAGGTCAGCCTGATCGCCGAGGAGCGTGCCAACGGGTTGCTGTGCTCGAACCCGCAGGCACGGCGCCACGTCACGTGGGGTCGTCACGACGCCCGCCGGTTCTGTGAGTACGAGAACGACGTGTTGGAGTACCACCCCGCCCTGCGCGCACCCGCCTTCCTAGGCAGGGTCGTCGACGGCCCCGAGACAATCGATCAGACGAAGCCCACCACACCGGCCGAGGCCACCGACCGCGTGATCGCGCTGTTCACGGCGCTGGGGTGGCCCGAGAACACCACGATCTGCGCGGTGGACTACATCTGTGGGCGGCTTGCCGAATCCAAGAACCGTCCCGCCGCTCACTCCCTGCTACGCCGTGATGAGGTCGGACGGGCAGCCCTCGACCTGGACCGCGACGCCTGGACCGCACTCCTGCGGTTGGTGCTGGGGTGTCCCGAGCCGGAGTACCGGTTCACTCGCGCCGGCCATGGCCTGCTGACACTCTTTATGTGCGGCTACGAGATCACCGAGTTCCTCGCCGACGACGACCTGATCCTCGAGATCAGCCAGACCGCACCCAAGACTGCGAGGCGCATCGATGCCTGACACACGCGGCCACATCGAACTCGAGCGGACCATCGACTCCATCGTCGTCGGCATCCGGCACCGCAAGGACGCCGGCGACATCGAGGCACTGGCCCGCTCGATCGAAGAGGTCGGGCTGCTTCAGCCCATCACCATCACCCCCAACGGCGTCCTGGTGTGCGGGTGGCGGCGCCTGGAGGCAGTACGTCGGCTCGGCTGGACCACCTTGAAGGTATGGGTTCGGTCCGGCATCTCCGACCAGCTCTCGCACCTGCTCGCCCAGCAGGACGAGAATGAGCACCGCAAGCCCCTCACTCCGTTGGAGACCGCCGAGCTGTACGCCGAGATCAAGCGACTCCTCGCCGAGGACGGCCAGCGCCGTCAGGAGGCGACGCGCTTCGGAGCAGGCGGCGGTTCTGACGGAGTGAACGGTGCCGAGGGCCCCACGGCACCACGCGGCTCCGGGGACTCCCGAAATCAAGCCTCACGCATGATCACCGGCGCCCAGTCGTTCGCCCGACTCGAACAGATCAACTGGATCCGCCGCATCTCGTGTGACACCAACCAGCCCGAGTCCATCCGCACGTTCGCGCGCAACATGCTCACCGAGATCGACAACGATGCCCCCGTCGAACCGGCGTACAAGCGCGTCCGCGCCGCAGTCGAATTGGCCAGTACGCCGGACCCTGAGGTCGCCGATCCCGACGACGTGAAGAAGCTCGGCGAAGCAGCACTGGCCCGTGTGCGGCAGCAAGACGCCCGCAAGGGCCTACGGGCACTCAAGAGGAAGCCCACCGGTATGCCGTTCCACCGCAGCCTGAGGTCCTTCATCCTCATGTGGACCGAGCTCGAAGGCTGGTCGGAGCTGTACGACCCCCACGATCTCGCGGGTCCCCTCAGCGACGAGGAATGGGAGCGGTTCGAGCGCGTCGTGGCGGAAACGGTCGAGTTCCGTGAGCGACTCAGGGTCGCGCGCAACGACCTCGCCTCGGCTTAGGTCGCGCACCTGAGGGGACGCCAACCCCTTCGCCGTTCGGAGACGTCATGCTCGACATCACACGCCGCCAGGTCCTGCTCATCCTCGTCGGGGTCCTCGCCGTCTCGACGATGGTCGCAGGCGTCTACGGACTGGTACGCCAACCGGCCGCGCGGCCTGCCGCGAACGGGCATCCTGCAGGCATCGATGCCGAGGCAATCGAGGTGGAGTCGGACGAGTCGCCCGCTCAGGAAGACCGTTCGCTCCCCCGCACCTCCGATCCCATCACCTACGCCCGCGCCGTCGCGACGTCCCTCTTCAACTGGGACACAACCGCTGGTCTGCTGCCCGTTGACTACACCGCGGCCGTGCTCGCCGACACCGACCCTTCCGGTGAAGAGACGCCCGGCCTGCTCACCGACGTGGCGACGTACCTGCCGAGCATCGAGCAGTGGCTGGATCTCGCCACTATGAACGTGACCCAGACCCTCTCCATCGAGCAGGCATTCGTTCCCCACTCGTGGGCAGCGGCGCTCGAGCAAGCGCGTGGACACCTGCGACCAGGTACGACCGCGGTCACCATCACCGGCACCCGCCACCGCGAGGGAATCTGGGAAGGCGAACCGGCCGAGACGTCGTACCCCGTCGCGTTCACTGTCTTCGTCGCCTGTCCACCCGCGTTCGAGCGCTGCCACGTGCTGCGTCTCTCCCAACTCGACAACCCACTGAAGTAGCGCGCGATGAGCATGCGCATCCTGATCGTCGGCGTAGCGCTGGCTGTGGTGCTCGCGCCCGGGGCGGCGGTCGTGGGTGTCGCCACGCTTGTTGGCCCTGCCGCAGCAGGGACAGGCTCGTGCCTCACGGATGCGGCGGCGACTGGCAGCCTCGCCGTCACTGGTGACGTACCCACCAGCCTCTCCACGACGAACGCGAACGGGGAGACCGTCACGTTCACCCAGCGACAACTCCAGCGAGCCGCGACGATCGTCGCCGTCGGCAAGTCCGCGAACGTCCCCGCCCGCGGGCAACTCATTGCCCTCATGGCTGCGCTGACCGAATCAGCCCTCAGAGTGCTGTCCAACGTCAGTGCCCACCCCGGATCAGCCGAGATCGCCAACGACGGCGACGGCGGCGATCATGACTCACTGGGCCTGTTCCAGATGCGGCCCTCGACCGGCTGGGGAACCGTGCGCCACCTCATGGACCCCGTCTGGTCCAGCCGCGCGTTCTACGGCGGCCCCAACGGGCCCAATCACGGCTCACCCTCAGGGCTCCTCGACATTCCGAACTGGGAAGACCTCGAGCTTGGTGAAGCAGCCCAGGCCGTCGAGGTGTCGGCCTACCCGGACCGGTACGTCGTCAACCAGCCCGTCGCCGAGGCCATCCTGGCCGCACTCAGTGGCGTGGGCCTCGGTGCTGGCTTGGCCTGCGCCGACGACGGGGACGGCGAAGTCCCGGTCGACCTTCCCGAAGGCTTCCCTGGCGCATTCATCACCGCGGCGGCCTCACAGCTCGGGCTCCCCTATGTCTGGGGCGGCGGGAACTTCGAAGGCCCCACCGGCGGCGGCTTCGACTGCTCCGGCCTGGTCCTGTACGCCGCCTACCAAGCCTCCGACCGCAGGATCCGACTCCCCCACTACTCCGGCGACCAGATCCGCGCCGGACGCGGCATCGCATGGGCCGACAAGCAGCCCGGCGACCTGATCTTCTTCAGCTATCCCGGCGCCGGCCGGCCGCACCACGTCGCGATCTACGTTGGCGGGGACCAGATTCTTCACGCGCCCCGCACCGGCGACGTCGTCCGCTACGGAACGATCGGGGAGTTCGACGGTGAGGTCATGACGGTGCGGCGTCTCGGCTAGTCCTGGGCCGAAAAGCTGAGTGGGACTCGAGGTCGCTCGATGCGCGAGAAGAGGTTACGTGCCACGCTTGGGAGAGTAGCTATGCGCGAGAGAGGAAGCACCGTGCGATTGCGAGCCCAACCCTTCCACGCGCTGATTCGCGAGAGACCACTGGACTTCACACCGCCGTATGCCGATGCGTCCACGAATCCTGCCGGGTTCGTCTTCTGGTGGCGATTGTTGCAGTACGTGTACGGCCTTCCCGACCCCGCAGAATTCCCCGAACTGCCCTCGCCTGTCCTTGACGCTCAGGAACGGCGTGTCCTCGATCGCTTCATATCGACATGT
Protein-coding regions in this window:
- a CDS encoding ParB/RepB/Spo0J family partition protein translates to MPDTRGHIELERTIDSIVVGIRHRKDAGDIEALARSIEEVGLLQPITITPNGVLVCGWRRLEAVRRLGWTTLKVWVRSGISDQLSHLLAQQDENEHRKPLTPLETAELYAEIKRLLAEDGQRRQEATRFGAGGGSDGVNGAEGPTAPRGSGDSRNQASRMITGAQSFARLEQINWIRRISCDTNQPESIRTFARNMLTEIDNDAPVEPAYKRVRAAVELASTPDPEVADPDDVKKLGEAALARVRQQDARKGLRALKRKPTGMPFHRSLRSFILMWTELEGWSELYDPHDLAGPLSDEEWERFERVVAETVEFRERLRVARNDLASA
- a CDS encoding C40 family peptidase; this encodes MSMRILIVGVALAVVLAPGAAVVGVATLVGPAAAGTGSCLTDAAATGSLAVTGDVPTSLSTTNANGETVTFTQRQLQRAATIVAVGKSANVPARGQLIALMAALTESALRVLSNVSAHPGSAEIANDGDGGDHDSLGLFQMRPSTGWGTVRHLMDPVWSSRAFYGGPNGPNHGSPSGLLDIPNWEDLELGEAAQAVEVSAYPDRYVVNQPVAEAILAALSGVGLGAGLACADDGDGEVPVDLPEGFPGAFITAAASQLGLPYVWGGGNFEGPTGGGFDCSGLVLYAAYQASDRRIRLPHYSGDQIRAGRGIAWADKQPGDLIFFSYPGAGRPHHVAIYVGGDQILHAPRTGDVVRYGTIGEFDGEVMTVRRLG
- a CDS encoding serine/arginine repetitive matrix protein 2, whose amino-acid sequence is MNASFATGEGLRQLLQRLHNLDSVGHWSWRTDPEAERLMEFTIRKYRWLAINHGCQPEDSAYAAFEAMHTRAVRTADDPWAVVTRAVQVSLIAEERANGLLCSNPQARRHVTWGRHDARRFCEYENDVLEYHPALRAPAFLGRVVDGPETIDQTKPTTPAEATDRVIALFTALGWPENTTICAVDYICGRLAESKNRPAAHSLLRRDEVGRAALDLDRDAWTALLRLVLGCPEPEYRFTRAGHGLLTLFMCGYEITEFLADDDLILEISQTAPKTARRIDA